Within the Coriobacteriia bacterium genome, the region CCGCCATGGGGGCGCTCTCCCCTAGCGGGGCGTCGCCGCAGCCGAACGAGCGGGCGGCCCTGCTGCGGGACGTGGCGGCGGGGCGTATGACGGACGTCGCTGCGTCGGCTTCCTGCTCGACGCCGCTCGACAGGGGGCGGTTCGGGTCAAATAGGGCCGTGGGGGCGTAGTCTGCCGGTACCTGGGCGCCGGCGCGGCCGAACCACGCCTGCTGCTGGTCGCGCACGCGCTGGGCAGCGCGCTCTTGAGCCTGCAGGCGTGACCAGGCGCGGCGCTCGCGCACGTGGAGCACGAGGTCGTCGATGGCTTGCGTCACGGAGAAGCCGATGACGATGATGCCCGCCAGAATGAGGCCGACGAGCACGACGATGCCGATGGGCTTGCCCGTCATCTCGAGCAGGGCCCAAGCGAGGCCGTTGCCGACGTATCCGCCTCGATCCGCCAGTACGTAGGCGTTGAACAGGACGGAGGGGTTCTCGACGGCGCCCGGCGTCGTGATGCCGAGCAGCGAGATGATGGCCAGGGCGACGAGGCCCAGACCGACGGCGGCGCGGCCGGGCATGATGCGGTCGGTCTGCACGAAGAAGGCGATGCCCCACAGCACGAGCGCGATGGGTACGATGACGGCACCGACGCCGAGCAGGGCGTGCAGCGCGTTGGAAACGGCGGCGGTCAACAGGCCCGTCGTGGGCGTGAGCACGGCGATGAGCAGCGCAACGCCGACGATGCCGACGATGACGCCGGCGATGTCGTGGTGCGTCTGCATGTCGAGCAGGCCGGGGCGCGGCGCGACCGGGGCCACGGGCGCGCTTGCGACGCGACGGGTGGCGGGGCGGGAAGGCGTCTTCGGTGCGTTCGCCCGAGCAGATGCCGTGCGACGCGCGGGGCTTGCAGCGTGCGAGCCCCGCGCGGTTCCCGTGCCGGTACGTTTCTTGGCGGAGGCGGCCGACGTGCGTGACGTCGTCGCGCGGCCCTGCGCTGTCGTCTTCCTCTGCGCCACCTAGCCTAGACCTCCACGATGAACGGGACGACCATAGGCCGGCAGCTGAGCGTGTCCCACAGATAGCTCTGCAGCGAGTCGCGCACGAGCTTGCGTGTCTCCTCGGGGTCGCGCGGGCCGGAGGCCTTGCGCTTGGCGAGCGACTTGCGCAGGCGGCCGGTGGCCTCGGCGATGATGTCGTCCGTGACGTCGAGCGAGACGCCGCGGGCCACGAGCTGCAGAGCCGTGAGCTCGCCGGTCTTGAGCTTGATGGAGGCGACCGCCGAGACGATGCCCTCCTCGGAGAGCTTCTTGCGATCACGCAGCACGAGCTGGTTCGTGTCGCCGATGTGCGAGCCGTCGACGTAGATGACGCCCGACTCGACAGTGCGGCCGCGTGTGATCTTGCCGTGGCGCATCTCGAGCGAGTCGCCGTTGTCCATGATGAACACGTTGGACGATGGCACGCCCATGGCCTCGGCGATGCGGGCGTTGGCGCGCAGGTGCATCGCCTCGCCGTGTACGGGCATGACGTTCTTCGGGCGCGTGAGCGCCATCATGAGCTTGAGTTCCTCTTGCGAGGCATGGCCCGAGACGTGGACGAGGCAGCGGTTCTTGTCGTAGACGTCGGCGCCGACCTTGGCGAGCTCATTCACGATGTTCGTGACGGCCTTCTCGTTGCCGGGCACGGGCGTCGCCGAGATGATGACGGTGTCGCCTTCCTGGATCTCAAGAGTGCGGTGTTCGCCGGTGATCATGCGCGACAGGGCGGACAGAGGCTCGCCCTGCGATCCCGTGCACAGCACGACGACCTTGTTGTCGGGCAGCTTGTCGATGTCGAACGCGTCGACGAGCTCTTCCTCGGGGATGTCGAGGTAGCCAAGCTCGCGCGAGATGGACGTGTTCGTGACCATGGAGCGGCCCGTGACGACGACCTTGCGATGAGCGGCGCGCGCGGCGTCGCACACCTGCTGCAGGCGATGGACGTGGCTCGAGAACGAGGCGACGAACACGCGGCCCTTCGCACGGCTGATGACGTCGCGCAGCGTCTTGCCGACCTCGGCCTCGGACGGCGTGAAGCCAGGTTTGACGGCGTTGGTCGAGTCGATCATGAGCAGGTCGACGCCTTTTTCCGCGAAGCGAGTGAGCGCTGCGAAGTCCGTACGACGGCCGTCGATGGGCGTCTCGTCGATCTTGAAGTCGCCCGTGTGCAGCACCGTGCCGGCGGGCGTGGTCACATAGATGCCCATGGCGTCGGGGATGGAGTGGTTCACGGCGAAAAAGTCGATGCCGATCTGTCCGAGCTGCAGGTGGTCTCCGGCGCGAACCTCGCGGAAATTCGGGTTCTTGATGTTGTGCTCCTGCAGCTTGCCCGAGACGAGGCCGAGCGTGAGCTTGCTCGAGAATATGGGCACGCGCGGGTTGAGGTCGGCTAACAGATAGGGCAGGGCTCCCGTGTGGTCCTCGTGGCCGTGCGTGATGATGATGCCGCGCAGCTTGTCCTCGTTTTCGAGGACATACGTGTAGTCGGGCAGCAGCAGGTCGATGCCGGGATGATTGTCGTCAGGGAACATGAGGCCGGCATCATCGAGGATCATGTCGTCACCGTACTCGATGACGGTCATGTTCTTGCCGATGCCGTCAAGACCGCCAAGCGGAATGACGCGCAGGGGCGTCGTAGATTTCTTTGCCATGCGTGGGCAAAACCTTTCTATGTCGTTGTGGCGATCCGCCCGTACCGCCGGCCCGACTCTCGCCCCATGCGGGACTCGCGGCTCTGCAGCGGCGGAGCGGGCGTGCTCGCCGTTACCGGACGCCCACCTCGGACAGGATCTGTGCCAGACGCTCGGACTGCTCGGGCGTTGCGTTTACCAAAGGCAGACGCAGGCCGCCGACAGGCCGACCGACAAGGCGCAGAGCCTCCTTGACCAGGGTGGGATTCGGGGCCTCGAACAGCCCCTTCATGAGCGGCTCAAGCCGCTCGTGCATACGATGGGCAGTGTCCATGTCGCCGGAAGCCGCCGCGTTGACCAGCTTGGCCATCTCGGCAGGGGCGACGTTGGACGTTGTGGAGATGACGCCGACGGCGCCGTACTCCATCATTTCGAGCGTACGGTCGTCATTGCCCGAGTAGAGCGCGAAGCTCTCCGGGACGCCGGCGAGCATGATGCGGTCGTGCGCGGGATTGACGGCCGCCTGCTTCATTGCGCGAATGTTGGGGCAGGCGTTCGCCAGGCGGACGAGCGTGGACGGTTCCATGTCCACGACGACGCGCCCGGGGATGTTATACACGATGACCGGCACGGGCGCCGCTGCGTCTGCAATGGCCTTGAAGTGCTGGAACATGCCCTCTTGAGACGGCTTGTTGTAGTAGGGCACGACAACGAGCAGGCCGTCGACGCCCAAGGCAACGGCCTCGCGCGCCAGCTCGATCGAGGCGGCCGTGCAGTTTCCGCCGACGTTGGCGATGATGGAACCGCGGCCGGCCGCGACGCGCTTCGCCTCGGCGAACAGGGCGAGCTTGTCGGGCGTCGAGATGCAGGGCGACTCGCCCGTCGTCCCGCACACGACGAGGGAGTCTGCGCCGTTGGAAAACTGGAACTCTACGAGCTCGGCAAATGTTGCGAAGTCAACGTTGCCCGCATCGTCGAACGGGGTGACGATGGCGGTGATGAGTCGGCCGAACATCGGCGATTCCTGCATGGCGAAACCTCCTCGAGCATGTGGGTCAAGCCGAGGCACGCGAGAAGCGTGCTGGCGAGTCGATGCAATCGTCCAAATGGTACCCCATGACCCACGGCGGTCGTGCTGGGCCGTTCGCGCCCGCACAATAAGAACGGGCGTGCGACGTTGACGCAGATGCGCGCCTCCGAAGTCCACGTTGCGACGGGCGTGGGACTTACCGTAAACTGTTTATGTCCATGTCTGCGCGAGAAACGAGGCCCGCTTGAAGCGCATCTGCCTGCTTGCCGTCGCCTGGATTGCCTGCGTGCTCGGATTTGTGGGGATCGTCATCCCCGTCCTGCCCACGACGCCGTTGCTGTTGCTGGCGACGTTCCTGTTCGCCAAGGCGTCCCCGCGCTGTCAGGCGTGGATCGAGAACACGCGCGCCTATAAAAAGTACGTCGTGCCGTTCAAGAACGCGGGAGGCATGACGCCTCGCGTGAAGGCGCGCATGCTCATCGTGTCGTACGTCGTGCTGGGCGCCTCCGCCTTTTTCGTGCGCAAGCCCCTCGTTTGGGCCATCCTGGGCGCCGTCGCGCTGTTCCTGCTCTGGCTCGTCGTGGTGCACCTCCCGACACTCGGCCCCGACGGCATAGCCCGCAAGCCCTTCTCCGGCACCGTCGTAACCCCGCGCCGCACCCCGGCCGACGACTCAGCCGAGTAGAAGCGCCTACCTTACCAGCACGCTCTTTATCACGCTACCTTGTAGCCGCGATCTCTCCCCGCGCGACGAGAGACGCCCGCATGGGCTCCGGGCTCCTCCTCTGGCGCAGTTCTGCAGCCGCGTCCTTCGCGGCGAAGCTGTTTGAGCACAGAGGAGGAGCCCGGAGCCCCCGCATGACGCCTGCTCGCGCGAAAAGGAGGGGACGCGACCTACAATCCCATCAGGCCTTCCAGCCCCACCGTGAACCCGTCGGGCAGCTCGGCGATGGAGCGGACGGCGAGCAGGATGCCGGGCATGTAGGCCGTGCGCAGTGTCGAGTCGTGGCGCAGCGTGAGTGTCTGTCCTGCTGCGGACATGATGACCTCTTGCGACGCCATGTAGCCGTCACCGCGCACCGCATGGATGCGCACGCCGTCGACGTCGCAGCCGCGGGCGCCCTCACAGCCGGCGATCTCAGTTTCGGAGCCGGGTCCGACGTTGACGGCTCCCTCGCGCCCCTCTGCGATCATGCGTGCCGTCTGAACGGCCGTGCCCGAGGGGGCATCCTTCTTGCCGTCATGATGCATCTCAATGATCTCGACGTCGGGGAAGAACTTTCCGGCCACCTTCGCGAACTGCATCATGAGCACGGCGCCTGTCGTGAAGTTCGGCGCAAAGAACAGCTTGGCTCCCTGTGCGGAGCAGCGCTGCCATGTGGCTCGCATGTCCTCGACGCCGACGCCCGTCGTACCGGTGACGACATGGACGCCGCGGCTCAACGCGCATTCTGCGTTGGCGAGCAAGGCGTCGGGCTGCGTGAAGTCGACGAGCACGTCGGGGCTCGTCTGGCTGATGAGCTCGGCAAGGTTGTCCGAGCACGTGAAGTCGCCGTCCGCGCAGCTGACGACCTGCCCGGCGTGCTGGGGCGCGAAGCATCCGACGACCTGCATGTCCTGCGAGCCGGCGACGGCGTCGACGATGCACGTACCCATGCGGCCCTTGGCGCCCGACACGATGACCCTGATCATGGCATGCTCCTTTTCGGCTGAGATCGTTTGGCATAGATCGTGCGACAGCTTAGCGCACGACGCTTCGCTACAATCGGGGACGCAGTGATAGTGAGGAAATAACGGGCCGATGGCCGGGGATATGCCGTCGGGTGACCCCTAGAAGCGGTGGCGCGTCCGGCGGAGAGAAACGAGGGGGCGGATGGCGCGAGGCGTTTTCGATGGGCAAACGACCCTGTCGAAGCTCGTGGTTGCATACGTCGTACTGACGTATGCGGGGACGTGGGCCTGTTGGGGGCTCTCTGCCCTGCTTTTGTATGCTGTCGTGCCTGCGCTGGGAGGCCTTGAGGCAGGTGGCCTCTCGGGGCTGTTGCATGCCTGTTCGGGCGCCCTGCGTCTGCTGGGAACGCTCTGTCCAGCCCTCGCGGCGTATGCGCTGCTCCCGCTTGTCCGCTCGTGCGGGCTGGCGGGCGTCGGTGCCGGACGGGCTGAGACGGATCTACCTGACAAACGAGCCGGCTTCTGGGCGTTCGCGTTCGGGGCGCGCGCCTCTCTGGGTGGCTGGCTGCTGTTTGCGGCTCTCGTCGTGTGGCGCTGGGTGATGTTTCACTCGGCGCTCGGCTTTCCTGAGACGCCGACTGCCGCGCTGACGAGTTTTGCGACGTCGCTGCCAGCGCTTCTTCTGGGTGGCGGCTTTGAGGAGATAGGCTGGCGCGGCGTGCTGCAGCCGGCGCTCGTGCGGTTGCTTTTGGGGGGGACGCACGACGGCTCGGGGCGTCGCGTTGTTGCGGAGGTGATTGCTCCCCTTTTCGTCGGCGTCATCTGGGCCTGCTGGCACTTACCCCTCTTCGCGATGCCCGATGCCTACCAGCATGGTATTCCGTTCCTGCCGTTCGTGGGCATCGCCGTCGCGTTGAGCTACTCGCTGGGCGCCCTGCGTGCCCTGACGGGTGGCTCCCTCGCATGTGTTCTCGCGCATGCGTGGTACAACGCGATGCTCGTGGCTCCGCTCGTTCCCAACGCGGCGTTTGGGGCGCTGCTCGCGGTGGAGGCGCTGGCGTGCGCAGCCGTTCTCGTATGGCGAACCGTCCGTGGTCCGTCGGCGAGGCAGTGCTGAGGCGCGTCTGTTCGGACGGTGGCCTTTTGTGGGCAAAAAGCCGAGCTGTGTATGGGGTGCTTTCTGTGTTGCGGCTAGCTTGCAGGTAAAAACGCAGGTAGAAGGCTTCCCTTCTTGTGGCGTATCGTAAGACTTTTCAGAGGGGCCATGCACGACTCGGCTATTTGGCCGCCCAGGGCCTCTGCTCGTACGGAGAGCAGCCGGGGATGGCGCGCCGTGCGATATGTTCTGGATGCGGTAGCCCTGCTGAATCGAATGACTTCTTTGGACGTGTTCTCGTCTGGCCTGCTGTTTCGGTGCGCCGATGGGACGGTTTGCGCGCGTGGCCTGCACGTTCGCTACAATGAAGACGTCTGCGACGCCTCGCTCGGCGCGTATGCCTGGCAAGGCGCCTGTCCCTTACCTCTTTTCGAAAGGTAGACGTCCCATGGAACTGATCGTCGCGAAGTCCTACGAAGAGATGAGTCGCCTTGCGGCCGACGTGCTCGCCTCGTGCGTCATTGCCAAGCCGAACTGCGTGCTCGGCCTCGCCACGGGCACGACGCCCATCGGCCTGTACACCGAGCTCGTGAACGACTATAAGGCTGGTAAGCTCAGCTTCAAGGACGTGACGACGTTCAACCTCGACGAGTATGTCGGCCTTGAGGGGACGCACCCGCAGAGCTATCGTTGGTTCATGCGGCATCATCTGTTCGACCACATCGACATCGACATCGCAAAGACGCACACGCCTGACGTCGCCTGCGCCGACGAGGCTGAGGCGTCTGCCGCATACGAAAAGGCCATCGAGCAGGCGGGCGGCGTGGATATCCAGCTGCTCGGCATCGGCAACAACGGCCACATCGGCTTCAACGAGCCGTGCGACGAGTTTGCGCGCGTGACGCACACCGTAACGCTGACGCAGAGCACGCGCGAGGCAAACAGCCGCCTGTTCGACTCCATCGACGAGGTCCCGACGCACGCTCGCACCATGGGCATCGGCACGATCATGCGCGCCCGCAAGCTGCTGCTCGTCGCCAACGGCCCGGCGAAGGCATCCATCGTGAAGCAGGCGCTCTACGGCCCCGTGACGCCGCAGGTCCCCGCCTCCATCCTTCAGTTCCATCCCGACGTCACGGTGATCGTCGATCCCGAGGCCGCCGCGGAGCTCTAGGGACGTTTCTTTCGCGGCGCCTTGCCTGGGGGCGTCGCGTTGTCGGGCCGGGCATCATTACTCTGTGCTCAAACAGCTTCGCCGCCAAGGGCGCGGCTGCAGAACTGCGCCAGAGCAATGAT harbors:
- the nagB gene encoding glucosamine-6-phosphate deaminase, which gives rise to MELIVAKSYEEMSRLAADVLASCVIAKPNCVLGLATGTTPIGLYTELVNDYKAGKLSFKDVTTFNLDEYVGLEGTHPQSYRWFMRHHLFDHIDIDIAKTHTPDVACADEAEASAAYEKAIEQAGGVDIQLLGIGNNGHIGFNEPCDEFARVTHTVTLTQSTREANSRLFDSIDEVPTHARTMGIGTIMRARKLLLVANGPAKASIVKQALYGPVTPQVPASILQFHPDVTVIVDPEAAAEL
- a CDS encoding CPBP family intramembrane metalloprotease, with the protein product MFHSALGFPETPTAALTSFATSLPALLLGGGFEEIGWRGVLQPALVRLLLGGTHDGSGRRVVAEVIAPLFVGVIWACWHLPLFAMPDAYQHGIPFLPFVGIAVALSYSLGALRALTGGSLACVLAHAWYNAMLVAPLVPNAAFGALLAVEALACAAVLVWRTVRGPSARQC
- the dapA gene encoding 4-hydroxy-tetrahydrodipicolinate synthase; this encodes MQESPMFGRLITAIVTPFDDAGNVDFATFAELVEFQFSNGADSLVVCGTTGESPCISTPDKLALFAEAKRVAAGRGSIIANVGGNCTAASIELAREAVALGVDGLLVVVPYYNKPSQEGMFQHFKAIADAAAPVPVIVYNIPGRVVVDMEPSTLVRLANACPNIRAMKQAAVNPAHDRIMLAGVPESFALYSGNDDRTLEMMEYGAVGVISTTSNVAPAEMAKLVNAAASGDMDTAHRMHERLEPLMKGLFEAPNPTLVKEALRLVGRPVGGLRLPLVNATPEQSERLAQILSEVGVR
- a CDS encoding 4-hydroxy-tetrahydrodipicolinate reductase, translated to MIRVIVSGAKGRMGTCIVDAVAGSQDMQVVGCFAPQHAGQVVSCADGDFTCSDNLAELISQTSPDVLVDFTQPDALLANAECALSRGVHVVTGTTGVGVEDMRATWQRCSAQGAKLFFAPNFTTGAVLMMQFAKVAGKFFPDVEIIEMHHDGKKDAPSGTAVQTARMIAEGREGAVNVGPGSETEIAGCEGARGCDVDGVRIHAVRGDGYMASQEVIMSAAGQTLTLRHDSTLRTAYMPGILLAVRSIAELPDGFTVGLEGLMGL
- a CDS encoding ribonuclease J codes for the protein MAKKSTTPLRVIPLGGLDGIGKNMTVIEYGDDMILDDAGLMFPDDNHPGIDLLLPDYTYVLENEDKLRGIIITHGHEDHTGALPYLLADLNPRVPIFSSKLTLGLVSGKLQEHNIKNPNFREVRAGDHLQLGQIGIDFFAVNHSIPDAMGIYVTTPAGTVLHTGDFKIDETPIDGRRTDFAALTRFAEKGVDLLMIDSTNAVKPGFTPSEAEVGKTLRDVISRAKGRVFVASFSSHVHRLQQVCDAARAAHRKVVVTGRSMVTNTSISRELGYLDIPEEELVDAFDIDKLPDNKVVVLCTGSQGEPLSALSRMITGEHRTLEIQEGDTVIISATPVPGNEKAVTNIVNELAKVGADVYDKNRCLVHVSGHASQEELKLMMALTRPKNVMPVHGEAMHLRANARIAEAMGVPSSNVFIMDNGDSLEMRHGKITRGRTVESGVIYVDGSHIGDTNQLVLRDRKKLSEEGIVSAVASIKLKTGELTALQLVARGVSLDVTDDIIAEATGRLRKSLAKRKASGPRDPEETRKLVRDSLQSYLWDTLSCRPMVVPFIVEV
- a CDS encoding YbaN family protein, producing the protein MKRICLLAVAWIACVLGFVGIVIPVLPTTPLLLLATFLFAKASPRCQAWIENTRAYKKYVVPFKNAGGMTPRVKARMLIVSYVVLGASAFFVRKPLVWAILGAVALFLLWLVVVHLPTLGPDGIARKPFSGTVVTPRRTPADDSAE